Proteins from one Cryptomeria japonica chromosome 4, Sugi_1.0, whole genome shotgun sequence genomic window:
- the LOC131875169 gene encoding uncharacterized protein LOC131875169 gives MAKLKMSKPVSTPPKKSKPRQSQSAPTSGVQKPVPPPKSQTTSTDGAKKRKKEKPQREYGATTIEDIETEYDEVAKEVKKTTTYARVVKNPQFGCAQPTKKPREEADPSGRTRSNLMTHVPEVHEAIPDKQKDQSSEKAILEVQPKDPPVIEIVSEKETEETNDTKKGEDDGEEGEKDEIVEVVENEKGEKKEDQVPVTVARDFVTDKCK, from the exons ATGGCAAAGCTCAAAATGTCAAAACCtgtctccactcctcccaagaaaTCAAAGCCTAGACAGTCTCAGTCTGCACCTACCTCCGGTGTGCAAAAGCCTGTTCCTCCACCCAAGTCACAAACAACATCAACCGATGGAGcaaagaagaggaaaaaggagaagcCCCAAAGAGAATATGGTGCTACCACTATTGAGGACATAGAGACTGAATATGATGAAGTAGCgaaagaggtgaagaagacaacCACTTATGCTAGAGTGGTGAAGAATCCTCAATTCGGTTGTGCCCAACCAACCAAGAAGCCAAGGGAAGAAGCTGATCCATCGGGTAGAACTAGA AGCAATCTCATGACACATGTTCCAGAAGTGCATGAAGCTATTCCTGACAAGCAAAAAGATCAATCATCTGAGAAAGCTATTCTGGAAGTGCAACCCAAG GATCCTCCGGTAATTGAAATTGTATCAGAAAAAGAAACTGAGGAGACAAATGATACAAAAAAGGGTGAAGATGATGGTGAGGAAGGTGAAAAGGATGAGATTGTAGAGGttgtagaaaatgagaaaggagagaAGAAGGAAGATCAGGTTCCAGTGACAGTGGCAAGAGACTTTGTAACTGATAAATGTAAATAG